Below is a genomic region from Enterobacter hormaechei subsp. xiangfangensis.
CGTCATTGATGTTTTTCGATAGCGGCTGGTGGATCTCAACCAGACGGACGCCACCTGGCTCTTCAGATACTTTAATCGGCGTATTAATGATATTCACTTTCGTGCCAGGGGCGATCACGCGGTAGAGCGTTTTGATATCGTCATCGCGCAGGCGAATGCAGCCGGAGCTGACGCGCATCCCGATCCCGAAATCCGCATTCGTTCCGTGCAGAAGATAAACCCCACCATATGCCGCCAGGCGAATTGCATGATGCCCCATCGGATTATCCGGGCCAGCAGGTACCACGGCGGGCAGGTCGATACCTTGAGCTTTATAACGGGCGCGAATGTTTGCCGTCGGGGTCCAGGTAGGATTAGCGCGCTTATCAGAGACGGTGGTGACCATGGTAGGTGTGAGCGTATCGCCCCCCAGTTGACCAATACCGATAGGGTAGACGGTCACTTCGTTCTTGCCCGGCGGGTAGTAATACAGACGTAGCTCGGCGAGGTTAATCACAATGCCCTGACGCGGCGCGTCCGGCAGGATGGTTTGCAGCGGAATCGTCAGTACGCTGCCCGCCCGGGGCACGTACGGATCTACCCCCGGGTTGGCCTGCAACAGCGCCAGGAACCCGACGTTATATTTTTTGGCAATCGCTTCCAGCGAGCCGCCATCGTTTTCAACCACGTGAAAGCGGTTTTCACCTACGACGTTGCTGCCGGCGGGCGGAAGAGGCCAGGTATTGGCGCGAGCAGGGAGCGCGACGGCAACCGTCGCGGCCAGCGCAACCAGAGTTAACCAGCGGGTAAAACGCGAAGAAATCATCATTATGATAATCCATACAAATGATAAGGTTATTGTTTTATAAGGCGTTAATGATAATTATGGCGAATGTATAGTCGGGAAGATCGGGCGAAGTGCAAAGAGTTTGTAAATTGTCCCCCACCAGCCGGGCGCTGGCGGGGGAAACCGTTATGCGATGGCGTTCTCTTCCAACTGACGCATAAAGTTACGCACCCAGTCCATGCGGGTTTTACGTTCCGTCAGATCCTGAGTAAATTTCAGACGCGTAGGGCCATCAAGACGGAAATGCTGCGGCTGTTTTTGCAGGAGGCCAATCAGCCACATCGGATCGACGTGGTTCTTTTCGGCAAACTCAATTACGCCGCCTTTCTCATTGCCTTCAAGTTTGCGAATGCCCAGCTTCTGCGCCTGCTGACGCAGGCGGGCAATATCCAGCAGGTTGCGCGCCGCATCGGGCAATATCCCAAAACGGTCAATCAGTTCGACTTTGATCTCTTCCAGCTCGCCTTCGCTTTTCGCGCTGGCAATGCGTTTGTAGAACGACAGACGGGTATTCACGTCAGGAAT
It encodes:
- the ldtC gene encoding L,D-transpeptidase LdtC produces the protein MMISSRFTRWLTLVALAATVAVALPARANTWPLPPAGSNVVGENRFHVVENDGGSLEAIAKKYNVGFLALLQANPGVDPYVPRAGSVLTIPLQTILPDAPRQGIVINLAELRLYYYPPGKNEVTVYPIGIGQLGGDTLTPTMVTTVSDKRANPTWTPTANIRARYKAQGIDLPAVVPAGPDNPMGHHAIRLAAYGGVYLLHGTNADFGIGMRVSSGCIRLRDDDIKTLYRVIAPGTKVNIINTPIKVSEEPGGVRLVEIHQPLSKNINDDPQTLPINLNASMVSFKTNANTDGAVMERAMEARSGMPTDVTRHHEVAQQSM